One part of the Triplophysa rosa linkage group LG5, Trosa_1v2, whole genome shotgun sequence genome encodes these proteins:
- the onecut3b gene encoding hepatocyte nuclear factor 6, with translation MELTMENIGNMHSVSHSQAGDLMNSSHCRPSSASHRNLVSHGRSAMVSSMASILEGAGEYRSDPALSGHLHPAMTMCESGMSLSNSYTTLTPLQHLPPISTVSDKFHHGHPHPHHHAAHQRLATGNVSGSFTLMRDDRGLASMGNLYGHYPKDMSGMGQPLSPLSNGLGSLHNSQQALSAYGPGAHLPNDKMLSPGGFESHAAMLSRSEEHLARSLGGHGHGMISNLNGMHPHSHMHSQANGSMLSDRERHGAGQSGASGQVEEINTKEVAQRITAELKRYSIPQAIFAQRILCRSQGTLSDLLRNPKPWSKLKSGRETFRRMWKWLQEPEFQRMSALRLAACKRKEQEQHKDRNMVPKKQRLVFTDLQRRTLIAIFKENKRPSKEMQMTISQQLGLELSTVSNFFMNARRRCVDRWQDEHAASPVQPGTSATTFSKA, from the exons ATGGAACTCACGATGGAAAACATTGGAAACATGCACAGCGTTTCGCACTCGCAGGCGGGGGACTTGATGAATTCCTCTCACTGCAGACCGTCATCGGCTTCCCACCGGAACTTGGTATCCCACGGACGTTCGGCGATGGTGTCCAGCATGGCTTCGATCCTGGAAGGCGCCGGTGAGTACCGGAGCGACCCCGCACTGTCCGGTCACCTCCACCCGGCCATGACCATGTGCGAGTCGGGAATGAGTTTGTCCAACTCGTACACCACCCTCACCCCTCTTCAGCACCTGCCGCCGATCTCCACGGTCTCCGACAAGTTCCACCATGGCCACCCTCATCCGCATCACCACGCCGCGCACCAGCGCCTCGCCACCGGCAACGTCAGCGGAAGCTTTACGCTCATGCGGGACGATCGCGGCCTGGCCTCCATGGGCAACTTATACGGCCACTATCCCAAAGACATGTCCGGTATGGGCCAGCCGCTGTCCCCGCTCTCCAACGGCCTCGGTTCCCTGCACAATTCCCAGCAGGCGCTTTCGGCGTACGGGCCCGGCGCGCACCTGCCCAACGACAAGATGCTCTCGCCGGGAGGCTTCGAGTCGCACGCGGCGATGCTTTCGCGGAGCGAGGAGCATCTCGCTCGGAGTTTAGGGGGCCACGGGCACGGCATGATCTCTAACCTCAACGGCATGCACCCCCACAGCCACATGCACTCGCAAGCAAACGGATCCATGCTGTCCGACAGAGAGAGGCACGGGGCCGGGCAGAGCGGTGCTTCGGGGCAGGTGGAGGAGATCAACACAAAGGAGGTGGCGCAGAGGATCACGGCGGAGCTGAAGCGATACAGCATACCTCAAGCCATTTTTGCCCAAAGGATCTTGTGTCGGTCCCAGGGAACGCTGTCGGACCTCCTGCGCAACCCCAAGCCCTGGAGTAAACTCAAGTCGGGCCGGGAGACCTTCAGGAGGATGTGGAAATGGTTACAGGAACCAGAGTTTCAAAGGATGTCTGCGCTAAGACTGGCAG CCTGCAAGAGAAAGGAACAAGAGCAGCACAAAGACAGAAACATGGTGCCCAAGAAACAGCGTCTGGTCTTCACGGACCTGCAGCGACGGACGCTCATCGCCATCTTCAAAGAGAACAAGCGTCCCAGCAAAGAGATGCAGATGACCATCTCACAGCAGCTGGGCCTGGAGCTCTCCACCGTCAGCAACTTCTTCATGAACGCCCGCCGTCGCTGCGTGGACCGCTGGCAGGACGAGCACGCGGCCAGCCCGGTTCAGCCCGGCACCTCGGCCACCACCTTCTCCAAGGCCTGA
- the LOC130553851 gene encoding leucine-rich repeat and immunoglobulin-like domain-containing nogo receptor-interacting protein 3, with the protein MASRWVLCWLGLMLAFMALSQSSQGCPPRCDCAAQLRSVSCQRKRQSGVPEGIPTETRLLDLSRNRLRWVAPGDLAPYPHLEELDLSENLITTLEPNAFASLQALRTLRLRGNQLKLVPMGAFARLSNLTTLDLSENKIVILLDYTFQDLRSLKNLEVGDNDLVYISHKAFSGLLGLEDLAIERCNLTSISGQTLSYLRNLVTLRLRHLSITALEDQNFRKLSALRGLEIDNWPYLEYVSPLSFQGLNLSWLFITNTNITSVPSASFRNLAYLTALNLSYNPISTLEPWAFRDLIRLKELHMVNTNLLTVEPHALGGLRQMRVLNLSNNGLVTLEESSFHSVNSLETLRVDNNPLSCDCRLLWILQRRRTLNFDGKMPVCAGPAEVRGYALSTFGDSAMFDYFTCQKPKIRNRKLQQVTAHEGQPVLFLCRAEGEPTPAIVWISPQRRRITSKSNGRVTVLPGGTLEIRYAQVVDSGTYICIASNAGGNDTYFATLTVKGHAADPSLFANRSMYSTDFNETGLNSTRVFLKFTLDLTTILVSTAMGCIMFLGVVLFCFLLLFVWSRGRGQRKNNLTVEYSFRKTEGQTTTAASGTTRKFNMKMI; encoded by the exons CAGAGACGAGGCTGCTGGATCTCAGTCGAAACCGCTTGCGTTGGGTGGCCCCCGGAGACCTGGCGCCGTACCCGCACCTGGAGGAGCTGGATCTGAGCGAGAACCTCATCACCACGCTGGAACCCAACGCTTTCGCCAGCCTGCAGGCCCTGCGCACGCTGCGGCTCAGAGGAAACCAGCTGAAGCTCGTGCCCATGGGCGCGTTTGCACGGCTGTCAAATCTCACCACGCTGGACCTGAGCGAGAACAAGATCGTCATCCTCCTGGATTACACCTTCCAAGATCTGAGGAGTCTCAAAAATTTGGAG gtGGGTGATAATGATCTGGTCTACATATCCCACAAGGCTTTCTCAGGGTTGTTGGGTCTCGAGGATCTCGCCATTGAGAGATGCAACCTGACGTCCATCTCAGGCCAGACTCTCTCTTATCTCCGTAACCTCGTGACCCTTCGACTCCGTCACCTCAGCATCACCGCGCTCGAGGACCAAAACTTCCGCAAGCTGTCGGCACTGAGAGGCCTGGAGATCGACAACTGGCCCTATCTGGAGTACGTCTCACCGCTTAGCTTCCAGGGTCTCAACCTTTCCTGGCTTTTCATCACCAACACCAACATCACGTCCGTACCGTCGGCGTCCTTCCGAAACCTGGCTTACCTGACGGCGCTCAACCTCTCCTACAACCCCATCTCCACGCTTGAACCATGGGCCTTCAGAGACCTCATCAGACTGAAGGAACTACACATGGTCAACACTAACCTGCTCACCGTCGAGCCTCACGCTCTCGGAGGCTTGAGACAAATGCGAGTTCTCAATCTGTCCAACAACGGTCTGGTGACTCTGGAGGAGAGCTCCTTTCACTCCGTCAACAGTCTGGAAACCTTGAGAGTGGACAACAACCCTTTATCCTGCGACTGCCGGCTGCTCTGGATCCTGCAACGCCGGCGGACCCTGAACTTTGACGGCAAGATGCCCGTGTGCGCCGGGCCGGCAGAGGTGCGTGGGTACGCCCTGAGCACCTTCGGCGATTCGGCGATGTTCGATTACTTCACCTGCCAGAAGCCGAAGATAAGAAACAGAAAGTTGCAGCAGGTGACGGCGCACGAGGGCCAGCCGGTGTTGTTCCTGTGCCGGGCGGAGGGCGAGCCGACGCCGGCCATCGTCTGGATCTCTCCGCAGAGAAGAAGGATCACATCGAAAAGCAACGGCAGGGTCACGGTGCTTCCGGGCGGGACGTTGGAGATCCGTTATGCTCAGGTGGTGGACAGTGGCACGTACATCTGTATCGCCAGCAACGCCGGCGGCAACGACACCTACTTTGCCACGCTGACGGTGAAGGGCCACGCGGCGGACCCCTCGCTGTTCGCCAACCGGTCCATGTATTCCACGGACTTCAACGAGACTGGTCTGAACAGCACACGTGTTTTTCTCAAGTTCACGCTGGACCTCACCACCATCCTGGTGTCCACGGCCATGGGCTGCATCATGTTTTTGGGGGTGGTGTTGTTTTGCTTTCTGCTGTTGTTCGTGTGGAGCCGCGGACGCGGTCAACGCAAGAACAACTTAACGGTGGAGTATTCCTTCAGGAAAACTGAAGGCCAGACCACCACCGCCGCTTCCGGAACAACACGCAAGTTCAACATGAAGATGATATGA